One stretch of Nitrososphaerota archaeon DNA includes these proteins:
- a CDS encoding riboflavin synthase, translated as MFTGIVEGVGKVLDIKKNTKNRSAIQMTVDLGKNSKDLKLGQSVALNGVCLTVIKIDKSKCSFEMIEETTKKTDLGNIKVGGIVNVERSLKVGERLEGHFVLGHVDGVGTISKIEKKPKEVQFWFEVPKNLARFVVQKGSIAIDGISLTVVDVKKNLASVCLIPHTIDVTNFSTKKIGDKINIETDILGKYLLKQE; from the coding sequence TTGTTCACAGGAATAGTTGAGGGAGTTGGCAAAGTTCTAGACATAAAAAAAAATACCAAGAACCGTAGTGCCATACAAATGACAGTGGACCTTGGCAAAAATTCCAAGGATCTTAAGCTTGGGCAAAGCGTAGCGCTAAACGGAGTTTGCCTGACAGTTATCAAAATTGACAAATCAAAATGTAGCTTTGAGATGATCGAAGAGACAACAAAAAAGACTGACCTTGGAAACATCAAGGTAGGCGGAATCGTAAACGTCGAGCGAAGCCTCAAGGTTGGCGAGCGACTGGAAGGACACTTTGTGCTTGGACATGTGGATGGAGTGGGAACAATTTCAAAAATTGAAAAAAAACCAAAAGAAGTACAGTTCTGGTTTGAGGTACCGAAAAATTTGGCACGCTTTGTAGTGCAAAAGGGTTCTATTGCAATTGACGGAATCAGCTTGACAGTAGTTGATGTGAAAAAAAATCTCGCGTCAGTTTGCCTGATACCTCATACCATTGATGTTACAAATTTTTCAACAAAAAAGATAGGCGACAAGATTAATATTGAAACCGACATTTTGGGCAAATATCTCCTAAAACAGGAATGA
- a CDS encoding transcriptional regulator codes for MVDLYEEAANNFLDLSSQQRLQIIFRLLEKKSKITNMAKDIGATVQEVHRNFTRLEDGGFITKSMDGFFTLTTYGKTICSQTPSIIFLSRNRKYFEDHNFGDIPPKFIMRIGQLANFTHIKGVSRVLEQWKSIYKNANQYIYEILTEIPLDFIEPKVKQISKGVKFNYILSESTVVPKGRKKLLAKLNYDSLIEKGLIERKMKKTIQTLIVLNEKEASVAFPNAQGEADLTETFYSTDSMFHEWCLDYFRYNWYESEIFQESKLKE; via the coding sequence ATGGTTGACCTGTACGAAGAGGCAGCAAATAACTTTCTAGATCTCTCAAGTCAACAAAGACTGCAAATAATTTTCCGACTGTTGGAGAAAAAATCCAAAATCACAAACATGGCAAAGGATATTGGCGCTACAGTGCAAGAAGTTCACAGAAATTTCACTCGACTAGAGGATGGGGGATTTATAACTAAAAGTATGGATGGATTTTTCACTCTAACTACATATGGTAAGACCATTTGCTCGCAAACACCCTCCATCATATTTCTATCAAGAAACAGAAAATATTTTGAGGATCATAATTTTGGAGATATTCCACCCAAGTTTATCATGAGAATTGGCCAGTTGGCAAACTTTACGCACATTAAGGGTGTATCTAGGGTACTAGAGCAGTGGAAGTCAATTTACAAAAACGCAAACCAGTACATTTACGAAATACTAACAGAAATCCCACTGGACTTTATCGAGCCCAAAGTCAAGCAAATTTCCAAGGGTGTAAAGTTCAACTATATTTTATCAGAATCTACAGTTGTTCCTAAGGGAAGAAAAAAACTCTTGGCGAAGCTTAACTACGATAGTCTCATAGAAAAAGGACTAATTGAGAGAAAGATGAAAAAGACAATCCAGACTCTGATTGTTTTAAACGAAAAAGAGGCAAGTGTTGCATTTCCAAATGCTCAAGGAGAGGCAGACCTGACCGAGACCTTTTACAGCACAGATTCAATGTTTCATGAGTGGTGCCTAGATTATTTCCGGTATAACTGGTATGAATCTGAAATATTCCAGGAATCAAAGCTGAAAGAATAG
- the ribH gene encoding 6,7-dimethyl-8-ribityllumazine synthase produces the protein MNIAIVTAEFNGEITSRMLAVAQEKAKELKITIKYSCTVPGAYDLPIIVDALLSKKEIDGVATLGTIIKGQTKHDEVISHSTAKSLTELSLKHKKPVSLGISGPGMQERHAYARIRPVSERAVEAVFKLAKELERIQ, from the coding sequence ATGAATATTGCAATAGTAACTGCGGAATTCAATGGCGAGATAACATCCCGGATGCTAGCTGTTGCACAGGAAAAGGCAAAAGAGCTCAAAATCACAATCAAGTATTCCTGTACGGTGCCAGGCGCATATGACTTGCCAATAATAGTGGACGCATTACTTTCAAAAAAAGAAATCGATGGAGTAGCTACCCTTGGTACAATAATCAAGGGTCAAACAAAGCACGACGAAGTCATATCTCATAGCACGGCAAAATCCCTAACAGAACTCTCACTAAAACACAAAAAGCCTGTCTCCCTTGGTATATCTGGTCCTGGGATGCAGGAGCGACACGCATACGCGAGAATCAGGCCTGTCTCTGAGCGTGCAGTGGAGGCAGTGTTCAAGCTGGCAAAAGAATTGGAAAGAATCCAATGA
- a CDS encoding tRNA (cytidine(56)-2'-O)-methyltransferase, whose translation MMIEVLRIGQRLVRDDRVTTHVALVSRAFGAKKIYMNEINPEIKETLSKVNKSWGSHFEIEYIENWRTLLKSKKTNGAKIVHLTMYGQNINSLQAKIGKEKQILIVVGAEKVPRDVYENADYNVAVGNQPHSEISALAIVLDRIQGGAQFDSKFDGGRLQIIPSEKGKQVVSKKS comes from the coding sequence ATGATGATTGAAGTACTGCGAATAGGACAAAGATTGGTCCGAGATGACAGGGTCACAACCCATGTTGCTCTGGTGTCGCGCGCATTTGGCGCCAAAAAAATCTATATGAATGAGATAAACCCGGAAATCAAGGAAACGCTCTCCAAAGTAAACAAGTCCTGGGGAAGCCACTTTGAAATAGAATACATTGAGAACTGGCGCACATTATTAAAATCAAAGAAAACGAACGGCGCAAAAATAGTCCACCTCACAATGTATGGCCAAAACATCAATTCTCTACAAGCAAAAATTGGAAAGGAAAAACAAATTCTGATTGTAGTAGGCGCAGAGAAGGTTCCGCGCGACGTCTATGAAAACGCCGACTATAACGTGGCAGTCGGAAACCAACCCCATTCGGAGATCAGTGCACTGGCAATAGTGTTAGATAGAATTCAGGGCGGAGCTCAGTTTGATTCCAAATTTGATGGCGGTAGATTACAAATTATACCATCAGAAAAAGGAAAGCAGGTAGTCTCAAAAAAATCCTAG
- a CDS encoding amidohydrolase family protein: MLLKNLSVLYGRDLKYINSTSLPIFGDKFGKLGQKNGNAIDCEGLLLVPGFINMHTHIGDSIAKDATLVGSVDSKIHPILGAKQRILRQTKPDHLVSFMKNSCHSMIKKGTTTFVDFREGGPTGILLLRQALEKIPIRGIILGRVESYHDKTQIKKNQPLSDDTKKILIQVLKNADGIGISGANENSDSALQYYSRTKKLRAIHSSETKQSMAASKKITKKTETSRALQLNPHFLVHMTFAGMDDLKKAARKTRGIVICPRANSSLAEGIPNFEVMAKAGCTIGIGTDNVMINSPDMFREMEYLWKAHMGIHQKRIDPKEILKMATVNGGVLLGKKIGSILPGFLADGIFFEKHSLDLEPMHNPYASIVHRANETAISAIMIGGKIIHGKL; this comes from the coding sequence ATGCTTTTAAAAAATCTCAGCGTCCTTTATGGCCGGGATCTAAAATACATCAATTCAACTAGTCTTCCAATATTTGGCGACAAGTTCGGCAAGCTGGGCCAAAAAAATGGAAATGCAATAGACTGTGAGGGACTACTTTTAGTGCCTGGATTTATCAACATGCACACGCACATTGGCGATTCCATAGCAAAAGACGCAACGCTTGTAGGTTCTGTAGACAGCAAAATCCATCCTATTTTGGGGGCAAAACAGAGAATCCTAAGGCAAACCAAGCCTGATCACCTGGTGTCGTTTATGAAAAATTCCTGTCATTCCATGATAAAAAAAGGAACCACGACATTTGTCGATTTTAGGGAGGGCGGTCCAACAGGCATATTACTACTAAGACAAGCACTAGAAAAAATCCCAATCAGGGGAATAATTCTGGGTAGAGTCGAATCATACCATGATAAAACACAGATCAAAAAAAACCAGCCGCTATCTGATGATACAAAAAAAATACTGATTCAGGTTCTAAAGAACGCTGACGGAATAGGAATCTCCGGTGCAAATGAAAACAGCGATTCTGCATTACAATATTATTCAAGGACAAAAAAGCTCAGGGCAATTCACAGCTCCGAGACAAAACAAAGCATGGCAGCATCCAAAAAAATCACCAAAAAAACAGAGACGTCTCGAGCATTGCAGCTAAACCCGCACTTTTTGGTGCACATGACGTTTGCCGGAATGGACGATCTAAAAAAGGCGGCAAGAAAGACACGTGGAATTGTAATTTGCCCTAGGGCAAACTCGTCTTTGGCAGAAGGGATACCAAACTTTGAGGTAATGGCAAAGGCGGGTTGTACAATAGGAATTGGGACAGACAATGTCATGATAAACTCGCCAGACATGTTTCGGGAAATGGAATATCTATGGAAGGCACACATGGGGATACACCAAAAAAGAATTGATCCAAAGGAAATACTCAAAATGGCAACAGTAAACGGCGGAGTACTACTTGGCAAGAAAATAGGCTCAATTCTGCCCGGATTTTTGGCAGACGGAATATTCTTTGAAAAGCACTCGCTGGACTTAGAGCCGATGCACAATCCATATGCAAGCATTGTTCACAGGGCAAATGAAACTGCAATCTCTGCAATAATGATCGGAGGCAAAATAATCCATGGCAAGCTCTAG
- a CDS encoding NAD-dependent epimerase/dehydratase family protein, giving the protein MLNQNTQTIQITQSQPYDILVTGATGFIGSRLVSSLVSRGYTVKALSRKPKENNQNLKFVQADLFKMDELEKAMQGVETAYYLVHSMEGDKTQWKQFAARERIQAQNFLQAATKAGVKRIIYLGGLVNESLELSPHMKSRKDVGDILASGHVAVTQLRASLIIGAGGGSYAMLRYLVERLRVMVCPKWVKSLAQPISVDDVVEYLIGCMEKPETAGNTYDIGGPEKLTYEELMRLYSAYLNKNLFVIQIPFLTTKLSSYWIDLVTPVKASLARPLIDSLVHDTIVQNDSITKIIPLQLKSLRQAIHIATQEMKVNPPAEEIRDSRTSFVLNQKLLMLSVLSMGIIGTTYYWLDDRPEVYSPIWLTLSGIWYIAIISSIIFVNNKTRLGYLIAGVLSWITLPFWLFDNYYLVFEDSVIARQPNLEMTIRNFIGIAFACLTVGASHNVFHKIQSKQNRGRPV; this is encoded by the coding sequence ATGTTGAATCAAAATACGCAGACGATCCAAATCACCCAATCTCAGCCTTATGATATTCTAGTTACCGGTGCGACAGGTTTCATTGGTTCACGTCTTGTTTCGTCTTTAGTAAGTAGGGGTTATACTGTCAAGGCATTATCTAGAAAACCTAAAGAAAATAATCAAAATCTAAAATTCGTCCAAGCAGATCTCTTCAAAATGGACGAACTTGAAAAAGCAATGCAAGGTGTAGAGACGGCTTACTATTTGGTTCATTCTATGGAAGGAGATAAAACTCAATGGAAGCAATTTGCTGCTAGAGAAAGAATACAAGCACAGAATTTTTTACAAGCAGCAACAAAAGCTGGTGTAAAAAGAATAATCTACCTTGGTGGGCTAGTTAATGAAAGCCTCGAATTATCTCCGCACATGAAAAGTAGAAAAGATGTTGGAGATATTTTGGCTTCGGGTCATGTTGCTGTTACTCAACTTCGAGCCTCATTGATAATTGGTGCGGGTGGTGGCTCATATGCAATGCTTCGATATCTGGTTGAACGACTTAGAGTTATGGTTTGTCCTAAATGGGTAAAATCATTGGCTCAACCAATTTCTGTAGATGATGTAGTTGAATACTTGATTGGATGTATGGAAAAACCAGAAACTGCAGGCAATACATATGATATTGGAGGACCAGAAAAGCTCACGTATGAAGAATTAATGAGACTTTATTCTGCATATCTTAACAAAAATCTCTTTGTTATACAAATTCCGTTTCTTACCACAAAACTTTCTTCATATTGGATTGATCTAGTAACTCCTGTAAAGGCGTCTCTTGCAAGACCGTTAATTGATAGCCTAGTCCACGATACAATAGTTCAAAATGATTCTATAACAAAGATAATTCCACTTCAGCTCAAATCACTAAGACAAGCAATTCACATAGCAACACAGGAAATGAAGGTAAATCCACCAGCTGAAGAGATACGGGATAGCAGAACCAGTTTTGTTCTTAACCAAAAACTGTTAATGTTATCTGTTCTCTCAATGGGAATAATAGGTACGACCTATTATTGGCTCGATGACCGACCTGAAGTGTACAGTCCTATATGGCTAACACTCTCTGGAATTTGGTACATTGCAATTATCAGCTCTATAATATTTGTAAATAATAAGACAAGGCTGGGCTATCTAATTGCCGGAGTATTATCATGGATAACTTTGCCTTTCTGGCTCTTTGATAACTACTATCTGGTATTTGAGGACTCTGTAATTGCTAGACAGCCAAACCTCGAAATGACAATACGTAATTTTATCGGAATTGCTTTTGCATGTCTGACTGTAGGTGCCTCGCATAATGTATTTCACAAGATCCAATCAAAGCAGAATCGAGGCAGGCCAGTCTAA
- the ribB gene encoding 3,4-dihydroxy-2-butanone-4-phosphate synthase translates to MKLDEAISSLRRGEFVLLYDSGKRENEVDMVVAAQFVTPEHISRMRQNAGGLICLAIEDSFAKSLNLQYMHNILSQSGDIDSDSKKMIMGTAPYGDHPTFSISINHRKTYTGITDKDRALTIKEMAQLHHSDDAKNQFITSFVTPGHVPLLLASNGLLAKRQGHTEMSVYLAQLANLIPVTAICEMMDGQTYSALTPEKAQKFAKENAIPFIDGKELLEFSKVR, encoded by the coding sequence GTGAAATTAGATGAGGCAATCTCTTCGCTGAGACGAGGCGAGTTCGTGCTGCTCTATGATTCAGGAAAAAGAGAAAACGAAGTAGACATGGTAGTGGCAGCCCAGTTCGTAACCCCGGAGCATATCTCAAGAATGCGGCAAAATGCAGGAGGCCTAATTTGTCTGGCAATAGAGGACTCTTTTGCAAAATCGCTAAATCTGCAATACATGCATAATATTTTATCCCAGTCTGGGGACATTGACTCTGATTCAAAGAAAATGATAATGGGCACTGCACCATATGGGGATCATCCAACATTTTCAATTTCAATAAACCACAGAAAGACATACACCGGCATAACCGACAAGGACAGAGCTCTTACCATAAAAGAAATGGCGCAACTGCACCATTCTGATGATGCGAAAAACCAATTCATCACCTCGTTTGTCACGCCTGGACACGTCCCACTACTTTTAGCCTCAAATGGGCTGCTTGCAAAAAGGCAAGGTCATACAGAAATGTCGGTGTATTTGGCACAGCTCGCAAATCTAATACCGGTCACTGCCATATGCGAGATGATGGACGGACAGACATATTCCGCACTCACGCCGGAAAAGGCACAAAAGTTTGCCAAAGAAAATGCTATCCCGTTCATCGATGGCAAGGAATTACTGGAATTCTCAAAGGTGCGTTAG
- a CDS encoding histidine kinase codes for MVYIRAKTVKGEKYLYLVKSVWDSKKNTSRQETIKYLGKAAQITKDDIPPDYREDKKIIAYLSSIDTVSIAEKDELLAKLKGQLYNYLIKGDFDSTKQLYDTYSATSGKPSFFEKILTPVMYQIGEDWANDKLGIADEHVASNIANTLVKMASSKYTDVRPKRKIVICVPEGEEHNLGANILETHLTSIGHRVYNLTPTEPHDSIVSFIGTTKPDSVIISITLEDNIKPGQRLVKKILDRYDVPVYVGGQALKNDKVKFDNAQIIRENSLKNIAKIICSKK; via the coding sequence GTGGTTTACATTAGAGCAAAAACAGTTAAGGGTGAAAAGTATCTTTATTTAGTAAAAAGCGTCTGGGATTCAAAAAAGAACACGTCTAGACAAGAGACGATCAAGTACCTAGGCAAAGCAGCGCAAATAACTAAGGATGACATACCACCAGATTATAGAGAAGACAAAAAAATTATCGCGTATCTTTCATCCATTGATACTGTTTCTATAGCTGAAAAAGACGAGTTACTTGCAAAGCTCAAGGGCCAATTATACAATTATCTGATAAAGGGAGATTTTGACTCAACAAAGCAGCTTTACGACACATATTCGGCAACATCTGGTAAGCCAAGCTTTTTTGAAAAAATTCTCACACCAGTAATGTATCAAATTGGTGAAGATTGGGCAAATGATAAACTTGGAATTGCAGATGAGCATGTCGCAAGCAACATTGCAAATACTCTTGTCAAAATGGCTAGCAGTAAATATACAGATGTTCGACCAAAAAGAAAAATTGTAATCTGTGTACCCGAGGGTGAAGAACATAATTTAGGTGCAAACATATTGGAAACTCATCTAACTAGCATCGGCCATCGTGTTTACAATCTGACTCCGACTGAGCCTCACGACTCCATTGTTAGTTTTATTGGAACCACAAAGCCAGATTCAGTTATTATATCAATTACATTAGAAGATAATATCAAACCTGGACAGAGATTAGTCAAGAAAATACTAGATCGTTATGATGTACCAGTTTATGTTGGTGGTCAGGCTTTAAAAAATGATAAAGTCAAATTTGATAATGCTCAAATTATTCGTGAAAATAGCCTGAAGAACATAGCAAAAATTATCTGCAGTAAAAAATGA
- a CDS encoding proline dehydrogenase → MEKILFGVAKQWIAGDTIDDALSAAQVSYKNGMSVIINKLGEYHTSKNIIENTISEYKTIINSFRKWRVSGAISVKPTQIGLMKSKKECLTNLEILIRAASQSQTFVCLDMESSDHTDETIQIYENLLARYERLGIAIQANLMRSQGDLADLLSKGGKIRLVKGAYRENSDVALKSKEKIDQNYQRLMKILFESGNEFGIATHDNTMISSAITLSKKYEKKFEFQMLRGIRDELKPELIKKGFSLSDYIPYGTNWLPYSIRRLKERKRNILLLGSSFLSHKMGT, encoded by the coding sequence ATGGAAAAGATTCTCTTTGGTGTTGCAAAACAATGGATTGCGGGCGATACTATCGATGACGCATTGAGTGCTGCCCAAGTCTCTTACAAAAATGGAATGAGTGTCATAATCAACAAGCTAGGTGAATACCACACATCAAAGAACATCATAGAAAACACCATCTCTGAATATAAGACAATAATTAATTCATTTAGGAAATGGAGGGTAAGTGGCGCAATATCTGTAAAGCCGACCCAAATCGGCCTGATGAAAAGTAAAAAGGAATGCCTGACTAATTTAGAAATTCTGATCAGGGCTGCATCCCAATCCCAAACATTTGTCTGCCTAGACATGGAATCGTCAGACCACACGGACGAGACAATCCAGATTTACGAAAATTTGCTTGCAAGATACGAACGACTTGGCATTGCAATACAAGCAAATCTGATGCGAAGCCAAGGCGATCTAGCAGACTTGCTCTCAAAGGGGGGTAAGATACGGCTAGTAAAGGGCGCATATCGCGAAAACTCTGATGTTGCTCTAAAATCAAAGGAAAAAATCGATCAGAATTACCAGAGATTGATGAAAATTCTCTTCGAGTCAGGTAACGAGTTTGGAATTGCTACTCATGATAATACTATGATCAGTTCCGCAATAACGCTGTCAAAAAAGTACGAAAAAAAATTCGAATTCCAAATGCTTCGAGGAATTAGGGATGAGCTAAAACCAGAACTGATCAAAAAAGGGTTCTCATTATCCGATTATATTCCATATGGGACTAACTGGCTTCCTTATTCCATTAGGCGCTTAAAGGAGAGAAAGAGGAATATTTTGCTTTTGGGCAGCTCGTTTTTGTCCCATAAAATGGGCACGTGA
- a CDS encoding nitroreductase family protein: MDVFEAIEKRRAIKNFDPNHVMSRQEIDKILSAAILSPTSYNIQNWRFVIITDKDTKAKIRAASWNQAQVSDASVVIVLCADLLAWKKDPARYWKNAPKSAQDYLVPAIIETYEGNESFQREEAIRSCGMAAQTIMLASSGMNYDSCPMIGFVPDEVAKIINLPSDHTIVMMVVVGKALKPANPRGGQLPLGEVSVNEHF; encoded by the coding sequence ATGGATGTCTTTGAGGCAATAGAGAAGCGACGTGCAATTAAGAATTTTGATCCAAATCATGTCATGTCAAGGCAAGAAATAGACAAGATTCTTTCTGCTGCAATACTATCGCCGACATCATACAATATTCAGAACTGGCGCTTTGTTATAATCACAGACAAAGATACCAAGGCAAAGATACGCGCTGCCTCTTGGAATCAGGCTCAGGTCTCCGACGCATCGGTTGTGATTGTGTTATGCGCAGACTTGCTTGCGTGGAAAAAAGACCCCGCCAGATACTGGAAGAACGCGCCAAAGTCCGCTCAGGACTATTTGGTTCCTGCAATAATAGAGACATACGAAGGAAATGAATCGTTCCAACGGGAAGAGGCAATTAGATCTTGCGGGATGGCGGCCCAGACAATCATGCTTGCGTCAAGCGGAATGAACTATGATTCATGCCCAATGATTGGCTTTGTGCCAGATGAGGTAGCAAAAATAATCAACCTACCTTCTGACCACACAATAGTCATGATGGTAGTAGTGGGAAAGGCACTAAAGCCGGCAAATCCAAGGGGTGGACAGCTGCCGCTGGGCGAAGTATCAGTAAACGAGCATTTCTAG
- a CDS encoding 2,5-diamino-6-(ribosylamino)-4(3H)-pyrimidinone 5'-phosphate reductase — MASSRPHVIMSAAISLDGKIASRTGDSTLSSKKDIKRIHRLRSRVDAILVGKNTVIQDDPMLTVRHVIGKNPVRIVLDSMGQIPTGSKIIQTSYYVPTIIAVSKKAPRKNLERLGRFPVDVIIVGKNKVELKPLLRFLHQAKIKTILLEGGGTTNWDFVNQGLVDEVLVTITPYLVGGIEAKTLLEGEGFSTISKSLRLKLRKTKRQNNEIILHYI; from the coding sequence ATGGCAAGCTCTAGGCCGCATGTGATCATGTCTGCTGCAATATCACTGGACGGCAAAATAGCTAGTAGGACTGGAGACTCGACACTGTCGTCTAAAAAGGACATAAAGCGCATTCACAGATTGCGCTCTAGAGTAGATGCCATACTTGTTGGCAAAAACACCGTTATTCAGGATGATCCAATGCTTACCGTTAGGCATGTAATTGGCAAAAACCCAGTAAGAATAGTTCTGGACTCTATGGGGCAGATTCCAACTGGCTCAAAAATAATCCAGACCTCGTATTATGTTCCAACCATTATTGCTGTATCGAAAAAGGCACCGCGCAAAAACTTGGAAAGACTTGGAAGATTCCCAGTGGATGTCATAATAGTAGGCAAAAATAAAGTCGAGCTAAAACCTCTTTTGAGATTCTTACACCAGGCAAAAATCAAAACTATTCTACTGGAGGGCGGTGGAACCACAAACTGGGACTTTGTAAATCAGGGACTAGTCGATGAGGTGCTAGTCACCATAACGCCATATCTGGTTGGAGGAATAGAAGCAAAGACACTGCTCGAAGGAGAGGGATTCTCAACAATATCGAAATCTCTGAGGCTAAAATTGCGCAAAACCAAGCGTCAAAACAACGAAATTATTTTACACTATATCTGA
- a CDS encoding GTP cyclohydrolase IIa, producing the protein MIQLTIIKITEYGPWTLTLGSDREHELQILQAHMYKEIQKLFSEKNCLVFSNRFDEFFVITNGLTLADHIEIQQKLEQVSSLKLSMSIGYADNPFDANLKAYEGKKTPIVLDKDHHIFGFVNGAADQKVTIMHFDVENITSQRKVKSPYEISSTIFGIYAKMSEFFLEKKSLAFFMGGDNFMVVTSGDAKKNAQEFLEIAKKESGINFNCGIGTGRTAREAVKLATKSLDTIREIRDAKKEKPEIYELSCF; encoded by the coding sequence ATGATCCAGCTTACCATAATCAAAATAACGGAATATGGTCCATGGACCCTTACCTTGGGCTCGGACAGAGAACATGAATTACAAATACTACAAGCCCACATGTACAAGGAAATCCAAAAACTCTTTTCAGAGAAAAACTGCTTGGTCTTCTCAAACAGGTTCGACGAGTTTTTTGTAATAACAAATGGCTTGACCTTGGCAGACCACATTGAAATCCAACAAAAGCTAGAGCAAGTCTCGTCGCTCAAGCTATCCATGTCAATTGGATATGCTGACAATCCCTTTGATGCAAATCTCAAGGCTTACGAGGGCAAAAAAACCCCAATAGTATTAGACAAAGACCATCACATCTTTGGATTTGTAAATGGTGCTGCTGATCAAAAGGTAACGATAATGCACTTTGATGTGGAAAATATTACCTCTCAAAGAAAGGTAAAGTCTCCATACGAAATCTCTTCTACCATTTTTGGCATTTATGCAAAAATGTCCGAGTTCTTTTTGGAAAAAAAATCACTGGCGTTTTTTATGGGAGGCGATAATTTCATGGTGGTAACATCCGGCGACGCAAAGAAAAACGCGCAAGAATTTCTCGAAATTGCAAAAAAGGAATCTGGTATAAACTTTAACTGTGGAATAGGAACCGGTAGAACTGCAAGAGAAGCAGTCAAGCTCGCAACAAAATCACTTGATACCATTAGAGAAATCCGTGATGCCAAAAAAGAAAAACCGGAAATCTATGAGCTGTCATGCTTTTAA
- a CDS encoding transcription factor, with the protein MVESYEDPFVRISAMIGGDEYLKVARALLKAEDATDEEIASSTGLRINMVRKVLYDLFGKALITGIRVKDERKGWFVYRWRSRKDEVENFIENQKKKISERLQQRLDYENSSQFYHCGNEDCPRLTFETALEQFFKCPRCNGVVNLKKNDKLKKALESKITDIRNDMRRQI; encoded by the coding sequence ATGGTCGAGTCGTACGAAGACCCATTTGTTAGAATTTCTGCAATGATTGGAGGAGATGAATATCTCAAGGTTGCGCGTGCTTTGCTCAAGGCAGAAGACGCAACCGATGAGGAAATAGCAAGCTCGACTGGGCTTAGAATCAACATGGTAAGAAAGGTCCTCTATGACTTGTTTGGCAAGGCACTCATCACGGGGATTCGCGTCAAGGACGAGCGAAAGGGGTGGTTCGTATACAGGTGGCGCTCAAGAAAGGACGAAGTAGAAAACTTTATCGAAAACCAGAAAAAGAAAATTTCAGAGCGACTACAGCAAAGACTTGACTATGAAAACTCGTCACAATTCTATCACTGTGGAAATGAGGATTGCCCAAGGCTCACATTCGAGACAGCACTGGAACAATTCTTCAAGTGTCCAAGGTGTAATGGTGTAGTGAATCTCAAGAAAAATGACAAGCTCAAAAAAGCACTCGAATCAAAGATCACCGACATCAGAAACGACATGCGTCGTCAGATATAG